From a region of the Sporosarcina ureilytica genome:
- a CDS encoding ATP-binding cassette domain-containing protein, which yields MLETILKATNVSKIYGKHKVLDKVSIEIKRGMIYGLIGQNGAGKSTFMRAVMGLITIDGGDIELFEATGSKGLQNARRRMGQSIETPALYPELTARENLQVQAANGGVSERKIDELLQLMNLSHTGKKKAKNFSLGMRQRLAIASTLMTNPEFLILDEPTNGLDPSGIVEMREIIQRLVSEHGITVLLSSHLLDELSQIATHYGILHDGKIIKELSKEELARETRQYIELETTDVQKAVVVLEEMEIRDFEVITGNEINIYEKLDDVATINHSLVKADVKVSRIGTTRQKLEDYFLQLTGGAPNA from the coding sequence ATGTTAGAAACCATTTTAAAAGCGACAAATGTTTCAAAAATATATGGTAAACATAAAGTGCTTGATAAAGTATCTATTGAAATTAAAAGAGGGATGATTTACGGATTAATTGGTCAAAATGGTGCGGGTAAATCAACGTTTATGCGTGCTGTTATGGGATTAATTACGATTGACGGCGGAGATATTGAATTGTTCGAAGCAACTGGCTCAAAAGGTTTGCAAAATGCTAGAAGAAGAATGGGGCAATCCATTGAAACGCCGGCACTCTATCCTGAACTGACAGCTCGAGAAAATTTACAAGTGCAAGCAGCAAATGGCGGGGTTAGTGAAAGAAAGATTGACGAATTATTACAGCTAATGAACTTGAGTCATACAGGCAAAAAGAAAGCGAAGAATTTCTCTTTAGGAATGCGTCAACGTTTGGCGATAGCTTCTACATTGATGACCAACCCTGAGTTCTTAATTTTAGACGAACCGACAAATGGTCTTGATCCATCGGGAATTGTCGAGATGCGTGAAATTATTCAGCGACTCGTGAGCGAGCATGGCATTACGGTTTTACTTTCTAGTCACTTATTGGATGAACTTTCCCAAATCGCGACACACTATGGCATTTTACATGACGGGAAAATTATTAAAGAACTATCAAAAGAAGAGCTTGCACGCGAAACTCGTCAATATATAGAGTTGGAAACGACTGACGTCCAAAAAGCAGTCGTCGTACTGGAAGAAATGGAGATTCGAGACTTCGAAGTCATCACAGGAAATGAAATAAATATCTATGAAAAGTTAGATGATGTTGCTACTATCAATCATTCGTTGGTCAAAGCAGATGTAAAAGTTTCACGAATTGGGACGACTAGACAAAAACTCGAAGACTATTTCTTACAGTTAACAGGAGGTGCGCCGAATGCTTAA
- a CDS encoding AraC family transcriptional regulator — translation MDLLKHMNVALQYIEENLTNEIDVKEVAKRAYCTEYHFARMFSFLAGITLSEYIRRRRLTLAGFELKQSGLRVIDIALKYGYQSPDSFTRAFQNLHGITPSEARNNGQSLKAYPRMTFQLSISGGDEMNYGIEKKDAFQIVGIKKRVPIVFQGENSAINDMWKTLTLDKIDELKKLSNIEPEGIIQASTNFSEGRMEGKGELDHYIGVATTEVCPESYTALQVPSMTWAVFESSGPFPDTLQTTWGRIYAEWFPSSNYEQMEGPELLSIKTKDLTSSAVKSEIWIPVLEK, via the coding sequence ATGGATTTGCTTAAGCATATGAATGTAGCGCTGCAATACATTGAAGAGAATTTGACGAATGAAATTGATGTAAAAGAAGTGGCCAAACGGGCTTATTGTACGGAATACCATTTCGCGAGAATGTTTTCATTTCTTGCAGGAATTACGTTGTCTGAATATATTCGTAGAAGGCGCCTGACGCTCGCGGGTTTTGAATTAAAGCAGAGTGGATTAAGGGTCATTGATATTGCTCTTAAATACGGTTATCAATCACCCGATTCATTCACCCGAGCATTCCAAAATCTGCATGGCATCACACCGTCTGAAGCTAGAAACAACGGTCAATCACTAAAAGCTTATCCTCGAATGACCTTCCAACTATCAATTAGCGGAGGCGACGAAATGAATTACGGAATTGAAAAGAAAGATGCGTTTCAGATTGTTGGAATTAAGAAAAGAGTCCCGATTGTTTTTCAAGGTGAAAACTCTGCAATCAATGACATGTGGAAAACGTTAACGTTGGATAAAATTGACGAGCTCAAAAAACTATCCAATATCGAACCGGAAGGGATCATACAAGCATCTACAAATTTTTCGGAAGGTCGTATGGAAGGAAAAGGTGAACTCGATCATTATATCGGCGTGGCAACAACGGAAGTATGTCCCGAAAGCTACACTGCTTTGCAAGTTCCGAGTATGACGTGGGCTGTCTTTGAATCGAGTGGCCCCTTTCCAGATACGTTGCAAACAACATGGGGAAGAATTTACGCGGAATGGTTTCCATCTTCAAATTACGAGCAAATGGAAGGACCAGAACTCTTATCGATTAAAACGAAAGACTTAACTTCATCTGCAGTGAAAAGCGAGATTTGGATTCCCGTATTGGAAAAATAA
- a CDS encoding SE1832 family protein, with product MDKKQIEREIAELKMEYVNLQGDIEKLESVGQNRQVTKAEERLGLMEEKLSELNEKLFQFD from the coding sequence ATGGATAAAAAACAAATCGAACGAGAAATCGCAGAACTTAAAATGGAGTACGTCAATTTGCAAGGAGACATCGAAAAGCTCGAGTCTGTTGGGCAAAACCGTCAAGTTACTAAAGCAGAAGAACGTTTAGGTTTAATGGAAGAAAAACTGTCCGAGCTCAATGAAAAGCTTTTTCAGTTTGACTAA
- a CDS encoding hemolysin family protein, whose translation MFIALGFFLVMSFFLSGSETALTAVNRMKVQLRADQGDIQSAKLLDLISKPDRMITAILIGNNIANIMLPTLVTMIAIENGWKVGLATGILTVILIVFGEVLPKTIAATFADSIAYVVAPVIRIFVKVLTPFTTVLALFTNIFIRIISKGAVTEATLTKEDLKSMVDIASVEGTFEHDETLRIKGMLDFPDKDVSDVLDTHRTDVIGLPITATYGEVRDTILEYFYTRYPVYEESMDEIVGIFYSKKFIEWTLEPDKSLEEYIDRDMLYVLQSSSVERVFKMMLMQKKHMAVVLDEYGGTLGIVTQEDIIEEMIGQDIEDESDIEDEELIYEKQDHSITCHGRLEIEDAVELLGVEIPTEHDTVGGFVLEQLGHIPEPGERFSYDSLQFTIEEMDRTRILRMTIKVQQE comes from the coding sequence TTGTTTATTGCACTCGGATTTTTTTTAGTGATGTCGTTTTTCTTATCGGGAAGCGAAACGGCACTTACCGCAGTAAACAGGATGAAGGTCCAACTTCGAGCTGATCAAGGAGACATCCAATCTGCTAAATTGCTTGATCTAATTTCGAAGCCGGACCGAATGATAACCGCTATACTAATCGGTAATAATATCGCAAACATTATGCTGCCAACACTTGTGACGATGATTGCGATTGAAAATGGATGGAAAGTTGGTTTGGCGACTGGGATTTTGACGGTCATCCTTATTGTCTTTGGAGAAGTATTACCGAAAACGATAGCCGCTACGTTTGCCGATTCAATTGCATATGTAGTAGCACCTGTAATTAGGATTTTTGTGAAAGTATTAACTCCTTTTACTACGGTGCTGGCATTGTTTACAAATATATTTATCCGTATTATTTCTAAAGGGGCTGTTACAGAAGCAACTTTGACAAAAGAAGATTTAAAATCGATGGTAGACATCGCGAGCGTAGAGGGAACTTTTGAGCATGATGAAACGTTACGTATAAAAGGCATGTTAGACTTTCCAGACAAAGATGTATCGGATGTGTTAGATACACATCGGACAGACGTAATTGGTCTCCCAATTACAGCAACCTATGGTGAAGTGCGAGATACAATCTTAGAATATTTTTATACAAGGTATCCAGTTTATGAAGAAAGTATGGATGAAATTGTGGGGATATTTTATTCGAAGAAATTTATCGAATGGACATTAGAACCCGACAAGTCATTAGAAGAATACATAGACCGTGATATGCTATACGTTTTGCAATCATCTAGTGTAGAGCGGGTATTCAAAATGATGCTCATGCAGAAAAAACATATGGCCGTTGTGTTGGATGAATATGGTGGAACGCTTGGTATCGTCACGCAAGAAGATATTATAGAAGAAATGATTGGACAAGATATCGAGGACGAATCAGATATCGAGGATGAAGAGTTAATTTATGAAAAACAAGATCATTCAATTACGTGTCACGGACGACTTGAAATTGAGGATGCAGTTGAACTTCTCGGTGTAGAAATTCCAACAGAACATGATACTGTCGGAGGATTTGTCTTAGAACAATTGGGACATATACCCGAACCTGGAGAACGTTTTTCCTATGACAGTTTGCAATTTACAATTGAGGAAATGGACCGGACACGTATTTTGCGGATGACAATTAAAGTTCAACAAGAATAA
- a CDS encoding RNA polymerase sigma factor: MTINLDDLYEEYGRYIYHLCLKLTRNKEEAEDVMQDVWVKVIRYTDKLDEIDHIKGWLTTICMNTFRDRYRKTVRRNEHVMQQPPTLDVPILDLVPSNSLTPSEIAERNDIQYLVSEKIGQLDGIYKNTIEYFYVYQYSLNEIAEVMKVSIGTVKSRLFRARNYLKEMLMDDHATQEYVTA, translated from the coding sequence ATGACTATCAATTTAGATGACTTGTATGAAGAATACGGTCGCTACATCTATCACCTATGCTTAAAATTAACTCGAAATAAGGAAGAAGCGGAAGACGTCATGCAAGACGTTTGGGTAAAAGTAATCCGCTATACGGATAAATTAGATGAAATCGACCATATAAAAGGGTGGCTAACAACCATTTGCATGAACACTTTCCGCGATCGTTACCGTAAAACGGTACGGAGAAATGAACACGTTATGCAACAACCACCTACACTTGACGTTCCAATTCTTGATTTGGTTCCAAGTAATTCATTAACACCTAGTGAAATTGCGGAAAGAAACGACATTCAATATCTTGTAAGCGAAAAAATCGGACAGTTAGACGGGATTTATAAAAATACGATTGAGTATTTTTACGTTTATCAATATTCATTGAATGAAATCGCAGAAGTGATGAAAGTTTCAATTGGAACAGTAAAATCAAGGCTGTTTCGTGCAAGAAATTACTTGAAAGAAATGTTGATGGATGACCATGCAACACAAGAGTATGTGACAGCTTAG
- a CDS encoding ABC transporter permease: protein MLNLLSAERIKLRRSKKLIIALIILCVLPIIQTVNSYWSVSYGAELVQKVDTVVNGATGILMIKKNGLTVLLVMSAFISFFIGEEFQHGTIRNALSLGRSRTHYYVSKLIVVALVSLAGVIVMTILGMIGFTIAFGFGGVAEMNHYVSYALKAFSTLYMLVLANVSVYVAIGFITKNSSFTLIWSFIYTIATGFLPGIFQQTTHFKQVMFWFTETFMFYFNFATPEDVARFPEMIVVSLITIVLSSAVGIWMFNRTDIK from the coding sequence ATGCTTAATCTACTTTCAGCAGAAAGAATTAAATTAAGACGAAGCAAAAAACTCATCATTGCCTTAATTATTTTATGCGTACTTCCAATTATACAAACCGTAAATAGTTACTGGAGCGTGAGTTATGGAGCTGAACTCGTTCAAAAGGTTGATACTGTAGTAAATGGTGCTACCGGTATTCTTATGATTAAGAAAAATGGATTGACAGTATTACTTGTCATGAGTGCTTTTATCAGCTTCTTTATTGGAGAAGAATTTCAACACGGAACGATCCGAAACGCATTGTCCCTAGGTCGCAGTCGTACACATTATTATGTTTCAAAACTAATTGTCGTTGCTTTAGTCTCTTTGGCTGGCGTGATTGTTATGACGATTCTTGGGATGATAGGCTTTACAATTGCATTTGGCTTTGGCGGTGTTGCTGAAATGAATCACTATGTCAGTTATGCGCTAAAAGCATTCAGTACGCTTTACATGTTGGTTTTGGCTAACGTTTCTGTATATGTAGCAATCGGTTTTATAACCAAAAATAGCAGCTTCACGTTAATATGGAGCTTTATTTACACGATTGCAACAGGATTTCTGCCTGGGATATTTCAGCAAACGACACATTTTAAACAAGTCATGTTTTGGTTTACGGAAACATTTATGTTTTATTTTAATTTTGCTACACCAGAAGATGTCGCAAGGTTTCCTGAGATGATCGTCGTCAGCCTAATCACAATTGTGCTATCATCTGCAGTAGGAATCTGGATGTTTAATCGAACAGATATAAAGTGA
- a CDS encoding cation:proton antiporter gives MFNSLLFDLMLVVLIGIFSQWMAWRFRMPAIVVMSVAGLLVGPFLGIINPEESMGDLFSPFITIAVALILFEGSLLLDFKEIRGFNKPVLRIVTIGAFIAWIAGSLAAHYVAGLSLSVAFVIGGLFIVTGPTVILPLLRQARLKPRPAAILKWEGIVVDPFGALLAVFAFEFIRFLKSEVTLNSFLLFFAASIFAVILGCGVAWFFGRAFDRGGVPEYLKSPVLFAVVIFTFVLADEIMQQTGLLAVTAMGMTMANMNLNSIKEIRHFKENISVLLISSIFVMLTASLSSKVLLAIFNWKIMLYVLAMLIVVRPLSIWLSTIGTDLSVKEKFLIGWIAPRGIVALTVSGYFASVLGDQGYRDADILTAITFALVFSTVVLHGFTIGPLSKKLNLTTTEESGVLIVGGSRFAGELAKSVKETGNHVLMIDRTWASLAHARKYGLDSHIGNILTEQQDYDLDLTPYRFMLAMTRNDSYNAHVCEDFVPSLGREHLYQTAIHPREENAKAISGVGGHILFTPAITLRALEERVNSGHVIRKTIITKQYSYTQYLRERDDKSILLYILRPDKSIEFFTPDVELQAGAGDTVVTLTSPAKTIERVKERLEEENRDTQIEMKELEDAFHKIL, from the coding sequence TTGTTTAATTCATTACTGTTCGATTTAATGCTCGTCGTGCTTATCGGGATTTTTTCACAATGGATGGCTTGGAGATTTCGTATGCCAGCAATTGTAGTTATGTCTGTTGCAGGGTTACTCGTAGGTCCATTTTTAGGAATAATTAATCCAGAGGAAAGTATGGGGGATTTGTTTAGTCCCTTTATTACAATTGCAGTAGCGCTAATATTATTTGAAGGTAGTTTATTACTCGATTTTAAGGAAATTCGGGGTTTTAACAAGCCGGTATTACGCATTGTCACAATCGGAGCATTTATCGCATGGATAGCGGGCTCACTTGCAGCTCACTATGTTGCAGGATTATCGCTTTCTGTCGCTTTTGTGATTGGCGGTTTATTTATCGTAACAGGACCGACAGTCATTTTACCGCTTTTGCGTCAGGCAAGATTAAAGCCGCGCCCCGCCGCTATTCTAAAGTGGGAAGGGATTGTTGTTGATCCATTTGGCGCACTATTAGCTGTTTTTGCATTTGAATTTATTCGGTTTTTAAAAAGTGAAGTTACGCTAAATTCGTTTTTACTATTCTTTGCAGCATCTATTTTTGCGGTGATATTAGGGTGTGGAGTGGCATGGTTTTTCGGTCGCGCATTTGATAGGGGAGGAGTCCCAGAGTATTTAAAATCCCCGGTATTGTTTGCGGTCGTTATCTTTACATTTGTTTTGGCAGATGAAATTATGCAACAAACCGGTCTACTCGCTGTAACGGCAATGGGCATGACGATGGCGAATATGAATTTAAATTCAATTAAAGAAATTCGTCATTTTAAAGAAAATATTTCTGTTTTATTAATTTCGAGTATTTTCGTCATGTTGACGGCTTCATTAAGCTCAAAAGTTTTGCTTGCAATCTTTAACTGGAAAATTATGTTGTATGTATTAGCTATGTTGATAGTTGTTCGTCCGCTGTCGATTTGGTTATCGACGATTGGAACGGATTTATCGGTGAAAGAGAAATTTCTCATCGGTTGGATTGCGCCTCGGGGAATTGTTGCGCTAACTGTATCTGGCTACTTTGCTTCGGTACTAGGCGATCAAGGATATCGAGATGCCGATATTTTAACGGCGATAACCTTTGCGCTTGTCTTTTCGACTGTTGTTCTTCATGGATTTACAATCGGCCCACTTTCGAAAAAACTTAATTTAACAACGACGGAAGAGTCGGGCGTACTCATTGTTGGAGGAAGCCGATTTGCAGGGGAGTTAGCTAAATCTGTAAAAGAGACGGGGAATCATGTACTTATGATCGACCGAACATGGGCGAGTTTAGCGCATGCACGAAAGTATGGATTAGATAGTCATATCGGGAATATATTAACGGAACAGCAAGATTATGATTTAGATCTGACCCCGTACCGATTTATGTTGGCGATGACCCGTAATGACTCGTATAATGCACATGTTTGCGAAGACTTCGTACCGAGTCTTGGACGCGAACATCTTTATCAAACGGCGATTCATCCGAGAGAAGAGAACGCTAAGGCTATTAGTGGAGTCGGCGGGCATATACTTTTCACGCCAGCAATTACGCTTCGTGCGCTTGAGGAACGAGTAAACTCAGGTCATGTCATCCGAAAAACGATCATTACAAAACAGTATAGCTACACGCAATATTTAAGGGAACGGGATGATAAATCTATCTTGCTATACATTTTACGTCCCGACAAATCGATAGAGTTCTTCACACCTGATGTTGAATTACAAGCAGGAGCTGGGGATACAGTTGTTACATTAACTTCACCTGCGAAAACAATCGAGCGCGTAAAGGAACGGTTAGAGGAAGAGAATAGAGACACTCAAATAGAAATGAAAGAATTAGAAGACGCGTTTCATAAAATATTGTAA
- a CDS encoding PseG/SpsG family protein: protein MIPINVNLKKKLAIYVCDTDGKGTYPLRRAKTISQSLPETIEIIFISHQKFDAFLEGSQFISIKNNAELIQVLQKIKPDLLLRDSGSTSKEEVEKIAEIVPAVIHFDDFGEGGKLADLVIQTLYTETNEKPLDHYVVGAESFIADEQIASFKHIGLSKQETEPIPHLIVTFGDEDPSNLSYRALRHLSQLQIPLKVTVLIGENYKHDKTELRMMALGRRNTFIKQKPENVAEFLSTADIVLCASGYTPYEIGVMGIPCIVLAQNEFETALDFPKEQHGFVHLGPGRKVKQSTLLNAVMEPLLHDSLRKKAIERQVALNLGEGKEMVREAILYYLEYPKRETHDGSGKETSDMI, encoded by the coding sequence ATGATTCCAATAAACGTAAACTTAAAAAAGAAACTAGCCATTTATGTTTGTGACACGGACGGAAAAGGGACATACCCTTTACGTAGAGCGAAAACCATTTCACAATCTTTACCCGAAACAATTGAAATCATTTTTATTTCACATCAAAAGTTTGATGCCTTTTTAGAAGGTTCTCAATTTATTTCAATAAAAAATAATGCTGAGCTCATTCAGGTCTTACAAAAAATTAAACCTGATCTTCTTTTACGCGATAGCGGTTCGACTTCAAAAGAGGAAGTTGAAAAAATTGCAGAAATCGTACCAGCTGTTATCCATTTTGATGATTTTGGCGAAGGGGGAAAATTGGCTGACCTCGTTATCCAAACACTTTACACAGAAACGAATGAAAAACCGCTTGATCACTATGTTGTTGGGGCCGAGAGTTTTATTGCTGACGAGCAAATTGCATCGTTTAAGCATATTGGATTGAGCAAACAAGAGACAGAGCCCATTCCCCACCTGATTGTTACATTTGGGGATGAAGACCCTAGCAACTTATCGTATCGTGCACTTCGCCACTTATCACAACTTCAAATCCCACTGAAAGTAACTGTTTTGATTGGGGAGAATTACAAGCACGATAAAACTGAATTGCGTATGATGGCACTCGGCAGAAGAAATACATTTATTAAACAGAAACCAGAAAATGTAGCCGAATTCCTTTCAACCGCGGATATTGTCCTTTGTGCATCAGGCTACACGCCTTATGAAATTGGCGTAATGGGGATTCCTTGTATTGTACTCGCGCAAAACGAATTCGAGACGGCGCTCGATTTCCCAAAAGAACAACATGGATTTGTACATCTCGGCCCAGGTAGAAAAGTAAAGCAATCCACCCTACTCAACGCTGTGATGGAACCTTTGCTGCATGACTCTTTACGAAAAAAAGCGATTGAGCGACAAGTAGCCCTTAATCTCGGGGAAGGCAAAGAAATGGTTCGCGAAGCCATTTTATATTATCTTGAATATCCGAAACGGGAAACGCACGATGGTTCAGGAAAAGAAACCTCTGATATGATATAG
- a CDS encoding MFS transporter → MTRILYLIIIISFLDTFIQLPIITPYALSLGASHVLAAGIVAIYSLTNMIGNIIGGHWIDRFGRKRMLLTGMSLVTLILFLYPLAQSGEQLFIVRLLHGLAGGVLIPAAFAYVGDQTNKKNRGRAMALTGACIGVAAIVGPAIGGIMASKSQVEYVFYLVAFLFIPIILLGLLFIKESFKASDRSGVSVAHFLPLLKNKLLLQASLAAFALMVSNGTLSFALPLKVADMGATSSTTGLLLSTFGIVALIVFLTPMNKMYDLFSPVKLVVIGLSIIASVHILLNFTVSTTVGYALMTIYGVGFALVFPSMNRIVSEASSKVDRGKAYGIFYAFFSLGAVVGSFMSGLAVEITGLPFSSSATIMLLIGLYLLYTSRKSNS, encoded by the coding sequence ATGACTAGAATACTATATTTAATTATTATCATTTCATTTCTTGATACATTTATTCAACTTCCCATTATTACACCTTATGCGTTGAGTTTAGGAGCATCACATGTGTTGGCGGCGGGCATTGTGGCCATCTATTCGTTAACAAATATGATTGGAAACATTATTGGCGGGCATTGGATTGACCGATTTGGTCGTAAAAGAATGTTATTAACCGGAATGAGTCTCGTCACACTCATTTTGTTTTTATATCCACTTGCCCAGTCAGGAGAGCAACTTTTTATTGTTAGGCTTTTACATGGTCTGGCAGGCGGGGTTTTAATTCCGGCCGCATTTGCTTATGTTGGAGATCAAACGAATAAGAAAAATCGCGGAAGAGCAATGGCGTTAACAGGTGCATGTATCGGAGTTGCTGCGATTGTAGGTCCTGCGATAGGTGGCATTATGGCTTCAAAATCACAAGTGGAATATGTCTTTTATCTTGTTGCATTTTTATTTATTCCAATCATTCTTTTAGGTTTACTCTTTATTAAAGAATCTTTTAAAGCGAGTGATAGAAGCGGTGTATCTGTTGCACATTTTTTACCTTTATTGAAAAATAAGTTGTTGCTGCAAGCATCATTAGCTGCTTTTGCATTGATGGTCAGTAATGGTACGTTGTCGTTTGCACTTCCTTTAAAGGTAGCCGATATGGGTGCGACATCCTCAACGACTGGACTTTTACTCAGTACATTTGGGATCGTGGCATTGATTGTATTCCTAACACCGATGAATAAAATGTATGATCTTTTTTCACCAGTTAAATTGGTCGTCATTGGTTTGTCTATTATTGCAAGTGTCCATATTCTACTGAACTTTACAGTGTCTACGACAGTCGGTTATGCATTAATGACGATTTACGGTGTAGGTTTTGCGTTAGTTTTCCCATCTATGAACCGAATTGTTTCAGAAGCATCCTCTAAGGTAGACCGCGGAAAAGCGTACGGTATATTTTATGCGTTTTTCTCGTTAGGCGCGGTAGTCGGTTCGTTCATGTCTGGACTTGCCGTAGAAATTACCGGTCTTCCTTTTTCATCGAGCGCAACAATTATGTTATTGATCGGTCTTTATTTATTGTATACATCTCGTAAAAGTAACTCATAG
- a CDS encoding heavy metal translocating P-type ATPase, with the protein MTTLLAEKRRFLFKWTEHLELIAAALSGILIVSAWTIGKSGHESISISFYIIAFLIGGYAKAKEGIEDTIQDKRLNVEMLMIFAAIGSAIIGYWAEGAILIFIFAISGALETYTLNKSHKEISSLMALQPEEAWLLQPDGTTTSVKIDTLRVGAKLLVKPGERIPADGLILRGTTSIDMSAINGESVPVTKEIGDELFAGTVNLSGAVQMEMTKPSSETLFQKIITLVQSAQSEKSPSQQFIEKFEGTYVRIVLIVVGIMMFLPHFALGWDWTTTFYRAIVLLVVASPCALVASIMPATLAAVSNGAKNGVLVKGGVHLEHLASLKAIAFDKTGTLTTGKPVVTDFIVRDDVMENEALQLLASIESQSNHPLALSIVRYAQEQNAITNDQPIIEDIPGHGIKAFTDNGEILVGSPKFVGRADSQSFKNGISQSLAAEGKTVIFMKDAQGIVAAVASKDTLREEAVSALYQLHKVGIRTIMLTGDNERTAETIAMEAGMDRYVAECLPEMKVEHVKQLIQEEGSVGMVGDGINDAPALATATTGIAMGQGTDVALETADVVLMKSDLTKIAYSIKLSRKMQRIVKQNIFFSVAVIALLIVSNFMQVIDLPLGVIGHEGSTILVILNGLRMLNKVN; encoded by the coding sequence GTGACAACCTTATTAGCAGAAAAAAGAAGGTTTTTATTCAAATGGACTGAACATCTCGAGTTAATCGCCGCTGCGTTATCGGGAATTCTAATTGTATCTGCATGGACGATTGGCAAATCTGGACATGAAAGTATATCTATAAGCTTTTATATAATCGCTTTCTTAATTGGCGGATATGCAAAAGCGAAAGAAGGCATTGAGGATACAATTCAAGATAAACGATTAAACGTCGAGATGTTAATGATATTTGCGGCGATCGGTTCTGCCATCATTGGTTACTGGGCTGAAGGTGCGATTCTCATTTTTATTTTCGCAATAAGCGGTGCACTCGAAACGTATACGTTAAATAAAAGTCATAAAGAAATTTCCTCACTGATGGCTTTACAACCTGAAGAAGCATGGCTTTTGCAACCAGACGGAACCACAACGAGTGTGAAAATTGACACGTTAAGAGTTGGCGCCAAACTTCTTGTCAAGCCAGGTGAACGAATCCCCGCGGATGGCCTAATTTTAAGAGGTACCACTTCTATTGATATGTCCGCAATTAACGGCGAATCAGTGCCTGTTACGAAAGAAATTGGCGATGAGTTATTTGCAGGGACAGTGAATTTAAGCGGCGCGGTTCAAATGGAAATGACGAAGCCGAGTTCCGAAACTTTATTCCAAAAAATTATTACGCTCGTCCAATCCGCGCAAAGTGAAAAGTCCCCTTCCCAGCAATTTATCGAGAAATTTGAAGGGACTTACGTTCGAATTGTACTAATCGTTGTTGGGATTATGATGTTTTTACCGCACTTTGCACTCGGTTGGGACTGGACAACAACTTTTTACCGAGCCATTGTATTACTTGTTGTTGCTTCCCCTTGTGCGCTTGTTGCCTCCATCATGCCTGCAACGTTGGCAGCCGTTTCCAATGGAGCGAAAAATGGCGTGTTAGTAAAGGGTGGGGTTCACCTCGAACATTTAGCTTCATTAAAAGCCATTGCTTTTGATAAAACAGGTACATTGACAACTGGAAAACCGGTTGTTACCGATTTTATCGTTCGAGATGATGTGATGGAAAATGAAGCATTACAATTACTAGCATCGATTGAAAGTCAATCGAATCACCCACTGGCCCTTTCAATCGTTCGGTATGCACAAGAACAAAATGCGATAACAAATGATCAGCCGATAATTGAAGACATTCCAGGACATGGCATTAAAGCATTTACGGACAATGGTGAAATTCTAGTCGGAAGTCCAAAATTTGTCGGTAGAGCGGATAGCCAAAGTTTCAAAAACGGAATTAGTCAATCCCTTGCCGCGGAAGGAAAAACAGTGATTTTTATGAAAGATGCTCAAGGCATTGTCGCAGCGGTCGCCTCAAAAGATACATTGCGCGAAGAAGCCGTCTCTGCACTTTACCAATTGCATAAAGTCGGCATTCGTACCATTATGTTAACGGGAGATAATGAGCGTACTGCTGAAACGATTGCAATGGAAGCAGGCATGGACCGTTATGTTGCGGAATGCTTGCCGGAAATGAAAGTCGAACATGTGAAGCAGTTAATTCAAGAAGAAGGTTCAGTCGGCATGGTTGGTGACGGGATTAATGATGCGCCTGCCCTCGCAACTGCCACAACTGGCATTGCAATGGGGCAAGGAACTGACGTCGCCCTTGAAACTGCTGATGTCGTATTAATGAAAAGTGATTTAACAAAAATCGCCTATTCCATAAAGTTATCCCGAAAAATGCAGCGCATCGTGAAACAAAACATTTTCTTCTCTGTCGCTGTTATCGCGCTGCTAATTGTGTCGAACTTCATGCAAGTCATTGACTTACCGCTTGGTGTTATCGGTCATGAAGGAAGTACGATTCTTGTCATCTTAAACGGTTTACGGATGTTGAACAAAGTTAATTAA